The Candidatus Didemnitutus sp. nucleotide sequence GTGGCACCGCCTTCGGCGTCTACGAGCTTTCCCAGCAAATCGGCGTCTCGCCCTGGCATTGGTGGGCGGACGCAACGCCGGAAAAGAAGGGCGACCTTTCCATCGCCGAAGGCACGCGACGCTTCGGTCCACCGTCGGTGCGTTATCGCGGCATTTTTCTCAACGACGAGGATTGGGGCATGCAGCCGTGGGCGGCGAAGACCTTCGAGCCGGGGAACGGTGGCATCGGCCCGAAGACCTACGCCCGCGTGTTCGAGCTCCTGCTCCGCCTGAAGGCCAACACGCTCTGGCCCGCGATGCACGCGTGCACCCGGCCGTTCAACGCCGACCCGCGCAACGCCGCGCTCGCCGACGACTACGCCATCGTCATGGGCTCCTCGCACGCCGAGCCGATGCTGCGGAACAATGTCGGCGAGTGGCCGCACGAACGCGCCGCCGACTACAACTACGTGACCAACCGCGACGGCGTGCGCGCTTATTGGGAGGAGCGCGTCCGCGCCAACGGTCGTTTCGAAAACCTCTGGACGCTCGGCATGCGCGGCATCCACGACAGCGCGATCCAAGGCGCGAAGACCGATGCCGAGCGCATCGCCGTGTTCGAGCAAGTCTTCGCCGATCAGCGCACGATGCTGGCACAGCACGTCACATCCGACTCCGCGCACGCACCGCAGATTTTCTGCGCCTACAAGGAAGTCCTCGACCTCTACCGCCGCGGCCTGCGCGTGCCCGATGACGTCACGATCGTCTGGCCCGACGACAATTTCGGCTACGTGCGCAGCTTCGCGTCGCCCGAGGAGCGCCAGCGCGCCGGCGGCTTCGGCGTCTACTACCACCTCTCCTACCTCGGCCGCCCGCTCTCGTATCTCTGGCTCTGCACTACGCCGCCGGCGCTCGTCTGGGAGGAGATGACCAAATCCTACGCGCACGGCGCCGACCGCGTCTGGATCGTCAACGTCGGCGACCTGAAACCGGCCGAGATCGGCACCGAGTTCTTCCTGCGACTCGCGTGGGACGTGAAGCAGTGGGGCACCGATGCGCAGCCCCGATTCCTCCGCGAATTCGCCGCGCGCGAGTTCGGCGCTGAGCAAGCCGACCGGATCGCCGCGATCCTCGACCGCTACTACACGCTGAATTTCGCCCGCAAACCCGAGCACCTGCAATGGTGGCTGCCCGGGCAAAGCCCGCGACCGAGCGACTGGACGCAGAGCGACTTGAATGAGCGCCGCTCCAGATTCGACGACTTGCGAACCGACGTCGACGATCTGGCCGGCAAACTGCCCGCGGCCAAGCAGGACGCTTTTTTCGAGTTGATCGGCTACCCGGTGAAAGGCGCCGCGCTGGCCAACCGCCGCTACATCCTCGGTGAGCAAGGTCGGCCCGACGCGGCCTTCGAGGCGGATGCCAAGCTCACGCGCCTGACGCGGCGCTACAACGAGGATATCGCCGGTGGCAAGTGGCGCGGCTTCATGCGCCTCGAACCGGCCGACACCGAGTGGAAATCCATGCGCATCGCGCGCTGGCAGCCGTTGAGTGCGCCCAAAGCCGCGGTTGACGAAGACGCAGAGCAGATCTCGCTTCCCGTGTTTCTCGCCGCCGAGGTGCAGGATCGCTCAGGCATCATCTTCGGGCTCGGTCGCTCGGGCGGGGCATTGGCTGTCACGGCCGGCCGTCATTTCACCTACGACCTCGATGCTCCCGCCGGCGCCTTCGACCTCACATTCGAGTTCCTCCCGACACATCCGCTCCGCGGGGACACGCTGCGCCTCGCGTTCTCGGTCGACGATGCGCCTCCGCAAACCCTCGCGCTGCCCGTGCGCGACGGCGGCGCGGAATGGGCGCAGGGCGTGCTCAACGGCTACCGCCCGCTCTCCACGCGCGTTCAACTCCCGAAACCGGGCCCGCACGTCCTGACGGTCCGAGGCATTGACGATGGCATCGTGCTCGACCGCATCGTTCTTTCTCCCGCTCGGCCATGAAACGCTTTCTGCTTCTCGCGCTCAATCTACTGGCACTGGTGCCCTCGCTTTTCGCCCGCGCGGAAAAAGAAGCCACGCCCCACCCGCTCTTCCGCGATCCGGTTTTCGACGGCGCCGCCGATCCCGTCGTCGTCTGGAATCCGCACGCCCGCGCGTGGTGGATGTTCTACACCAATCGCCGCGCCAACGTCCCCGGCCTCTCCGGCGTCGCGTGGGTGCACGGCACGCGCATCGGCATCGCCGAGTCGCGCGACGGCGGCACGACCTGGAACTACATCGGCATCGCCGACATCGACCTGCCCACCGAAGTCGCCGGCCCACCCGAAACCGCCACCCTCTGGGCCCCCGAAATCGTCACCGCCGCCCAAGCGAATTGTAACCTAATAGGTTACAAAGCACCCTCGCTGCACAGTGAGGCCGCCGGAGATTGTAACCTATTAGGTTACAAATCACCGAGGCCGGCGCGACCGGAACACCGGACGGGGGACCTGCACCACCTGTTTCTCACCGTGGTGCCGGGGGTGTTCGAGGACTGGAAGCACCCGCGCCGTATCGTCCATCTCACGAGCCCCGACCTGCGGCACTGGACCTATCGCTCCACACTCGCGCTCAGCTCCGACCGCGTGATCGACGCCGGCGTGCACCGCCTGCCCGACGGCACGTGGCGGCTCTGGTATAACAACGAACACGATCGCAAATCCATCTACTACGCCGACAGCCCCGACCTCGCGATATGGACCGACCGCGGCAAGTGCGCCGGCGTCGGCGAGCGGCCGGGCGAAGGGCCGTTCGTTTTCACATGGCGCGGGCGACATTGGATGCTCGTCGATCTGTGGCGCGGGCTGGGCGTGTATCGCTCGGAAGATTTCGAACATTGGACGGCGCAGCCCGACAACCTGCTCGCGCAACCCGGCCGCGGCGTCGATGACGGTGTGAACGGCGGACACCCCTGCGTCGTCGTGAACGGCGACCGTGCATTCCTGTTCTATTTCACGCATCCGGGACGCGCCGGCACGATCAAGCCCGAGGACAAGGACTCGCTCGAGCTGCGCCGCAGTTCGATTCAGGTCGTCGAACTGCGCGAGAAGGACGGCGTGCTCTCCTGCGATCGTGACGCCCCGACGTTCGTCGACCTGGGCGAACCCGCGTCCGCGACCTGGCCGAATCCGCTCATCGCCCAGCGCGCCGACCCGCACATCTTCCGCCACACCGACGGCTGGTATTACTTCATGGGCACGGTGCCCGAATACGACCGGCTGGAACTGCGCCGCGCGCGCACGATCGAGGCGCTCGCCACCGCCGAGCCGAAGACGATCTGGTGCCAGCACGCGACCGGTCCGATGGGCGCGCACATCTGGGCGCCCGAACTCCATTTCATCGACGGCCGGTGGTTCATCTACTTCGCCGCCGGCGCGGCGGAGAGAGTCTGGGACATCCGCATCTACGCCCTCGAAAACTCCTCCGCCGATCCGCTCGACGGCGAATGGATCGAGCGCGGCCAGATCGACACCGGTTGGGAATCCTTCGCGCTCGACGCGACGACGTTCGCGCACCGCGGTCGCCAGTATCTCGTCTGGGCGCAGAAGGACCCCGCGATCAAGGGCAACACCAACCTCTACCTCGCACCGATGGCATCGCCGACGAAGCTCGCCGGTCCCGCGGTGCTGCTCTCGCGACCCGAGTTTCCCTGGGAACAAGTCCGCTATTGGGTCAATGAAGGTCCCGCCGTCCTCGTGCGGCACGGCCGCGTATTCATCACCTACTCCGCAGCCGGCACGGGCGCGGAATATTGCCTCGGCCTGCTCAGCGCCGACGAGAATGCCGACCTGCTCGACCCGAAATCCTGGAGCAAGTCGCCGACACCCGTCTTCACGACGAGCGAAGCGAATCGCATCTACGGTCCCGGACACAACTCCTTCACCACCGCGCCCGACGGCGGCGATCTGATCGTCTTCCACGCGCGCAGTTACCGCGGCATCGTGGGCGATCCGCTCAAGGATCCGAACCGCCACACGCGCGTCCAGCGAATCGACTGGCGCCCAAACGGCATGCCCGACTTCGGGTCGCCCGCGCCCGAAACACACTGAGCCCTTCGCCTGTTCGCCAATCTCATCCGCCGGTGAAAATCCGCCTCATCACGCTCTCGCTGCTTCTCGCCGGAGTCGCCTCCGCCACGCCGCTCACGCTCACGGTCGCTGCGCCCGCGATGCTGGCGGCGCCCGAGTTCCATATGGGCGCCGCCACCGCGCCGAACGGCGATACGCTCACACTCGACCGCCGCAGCCTGCTGCTCAACGGACGCCGCTGGACGCCGGTGATGGGCGAGTTTCACTTCAGCCGCTATCCGGCCGCCGAGTGGCGCGCGGAGTTGGCGAAGATGAAAGCCGGCGGCGTGGACATCGTCGCGACCTACGTTTTCTGGATTCACCACGAGGAAGTCGAAGGCACCTGGAACTGGTCCGGCGACCGCAACCTCCGTGCGTTCATCGCCGCCGCCGCCGCCGAGCACCTGAGAGTCATCGTCCGCCTCGGCCCGTGGTGCCACGGCGAAGTCCGCAACGGCGGCCTGCCTGACTGGATTGTCGCTCGGGGCGGCTTCCGCTCCGATGCGCCCGCCTATCTCGCCGCCGCGCGAGCGCTCTACGCGCAAACCGCCGCGCAATGCCGCGACCTCCTCTGGAAGGACGGCGGGCCGGTCATCGGCGTGCAGCTGGAAAACGAATACGGCGGCCCCGCACAGCACCTCCTGACGTTGAAACAGATCGCGCGCGCGGTCGGCTTCGACGTCCCGCTCTACACGCGCACCGGTTGGCCGCAGCTCGCGACGCCGATGCCGTTTGGCGAAATCGTCCCGCTCTACGGCGTCTACGCGGAGGGTTTCTGGGACCGCGAAACGGCCGCGATGCCCGGCCGCTATTGGTCCGGCTTTCATTTTTCCGCGCTGCGCACCGACGCGAACATCGCCAACGAAGCGCTCGGCCGGCGCGACGTGCAGGACGCCCCCGACGTGGCGCTCTATCCGTATCTCACCTGCGAGATCGGCGGCGGCATGATGAGCAGCTATCACCGCCGCATCCTCGTCGACCCGCGCGACATCACCGCGCTGACCTTGGTGAAGCTCGGTTCGGGCTCCGTTTCGCCGGGTTACTACATGTATCACGGCGGCACCAATCCCGTCGGTCGCACGCCACTCATGGAAGCGCAGGACACGGCCATCACCAACTGGAACGACATGCCGGTGAAAAACTACGACTTCCAGGCTCCGCTCGGCCAATACGGCCAAGTCCGACCGCACTACGCCGAGCTCCGCCGCCTGCATTCGTTCCTCCACGACTTCGGCACGCGCCTCGCCCCGCTCGACACGTCGCTGCCCGACGCGCGCCCAACCGGGAAGGATGACCTCGCCACGCTGCGCTGGTCCGTTCGCGCCGACGACGCGCGCGGCTTTCTCTTCGTCAACAATCACGAGCGCGGTCGCACCTTGCCGCCGAAGCCCGGCGTGCAGTTCACGATCAACTTCCCCGCGACCGGCGCGCTTACGCTACCCACCGCGCCCGTCACGATTCCCGCGTCCGCCCACTTCATCTGGCCCTTGAATCTCGACCTCGACGGCGCCGGCACACTCGCCTGGGCCACCGCCCAGCCGCTCGCCGTCGTCCGTAACGGCGCGGAGGAAACCTGGTATTTCGCCGCCACGCCGGGCGTGCCGACCGAGTTCGTGTTCCGCGGCACGCGCGTCGTCGCCCACCGCGGCCGCATCGAGCTTCCCGGCGACGGCTCCACGCGCGTGCTCGATCTCACGCCCGGACGCGAAGCCGCGATGATTCTCAACTCCACCGTGCGTCTCGTGGTGATGGACGAAGCCGACTCGCTCGCCTTCGAACGCGATCCACGCGACGGGTCCGTGCGCTTCGCCCCGCCACCGCGCGAAACGGCGACGCCGCTGGACACAGAGCTCGTGCATGCCGCCGGTGCGGCCCGAGCGGTTCCGCTCGGCCGCGCGCCCAAGCCGGTCGCCGCCATGCCGACCGACGCCGATTTCGCCGCCGCCGCAGTCTGGCGCATCAAATTGCCGACTGGTCTGCGGACCGAGACGCGTCCGCGGTTGCGGCTCCACTACACCGGCGACGTGGCGCGCGTGTTTGTCGACGGCGAATTCGTGAACGACGACTACTATAACGGCGCGCCCCTCGAAATCGGGCTGTGGCGTCATCCCGCGGCGCTGCGCGGCGGCGAGGTCACCGTGGCGATTCTTCCGCTCGCCCGCGAAAGTGTCAGCGGTCCCGCGCCCAAAATCTACTTTTCGTCGTCGGCCGCTCTCCCCGATTTCGGCGACCGCGATGCGGTGGCCGAGTTGCTCGCGGCCGAGCTAATCACGACCGGCGGCGAGCAGAAATAGCTGAGAGGCGGTCGCCGCTCGGATGGCGGCGACAGCGCCCACGCCAGCCACCCTTGCTCAGTCGCGCGGCAGCTGATCGCCGACCAGCGCGAGGCACTGCATCGCGGCCAAACCCCATTGCGCCGTGTCGTTGGTCGACACGCCGAACGCCTCGTCAACTGGCCGCAGAACCGCAGGGCCCTCGATGTGTTTCGTCTCGTTGCGTGGACGGTTGCGACTCGGGCGTCCACCCGGACCAGGCGGATGGAGAAACTCATTCCAGGCGCGCGCGGCGAGCGCCGTGTCGCCCGTCTGCCGCGCCGCGAAAGCGGTGAGGCGCGAGTGACCTTGCTCGAGATTCGTGCCCGTGAGCGGTGCGCCGAAACGCGCTGCCTGCTCCGCCTTCGGCGCATTATAGAGTCGGCAGTAGTCGAGCCACGCGGTCTTGAATTCCGGCACCTCGGGCAGCAACTGCACGAGTTCGGCGCAGACCTCGACGAGGCCGAACACCGCCGAGAGATGCGACACCACCGGTTTATCGAAGGTCGAGTGCGCGAACGCGCCGGTCGCCAACTCGAGCCGCGCGCCGCCGGTGAAAAAGCCGAGCGGCTGCGAGGCGATCGTCCGCATGCTCGCGAGGAGCCGGTCGCGCATTTTCGGATCCGCCGTGCGTTCCCATTCCGTGAGCCACGCGCCCGCCAGCGAGCCCCAGTCGGTGCCGAAGCCGGCGTAGACTTCGCGCGCGTTCGGATCGGGCGCGGTCACGCGATCCTTCGCGACCTTGCGGTTCGCCTGGGTCGTCGCGAGCGCGCGCGCCGCCTCGATCTGTTCGCGCATGAGATCGCCGACGCGCTCGTCACCGGTCAGGTAGTAATAGAATCGCCGGTTCAGCGCCGTGCTGATGCGCAGCTGCTTCGCGCTGCAGCCCCAGTGCAGAACGTTGTGCCGCGAGCCGAGCGGCGCAAAGCGTCCGAGGTGGTGCACGTCGACTTCGCCGGTATGACGAGTCATCGCCTCGGCAAAACGGAACACGTCGGCGCGTCCGGTGCGGAGAAAGTAGAACCACAACCAGAGATCGGTAGAGAGCTCCGAGTTGTCCCAGGCAAAACCGCCGACATCGTAACGCCACTCGTGACGGTCCGCGTCGTAGGTGTGCATGACGTCGCCGTAGTTCCAGAAACCATACCAACGGCGACT carries:
- a CDS encoding glycosyl hydrolase 115 family protein translates to MRRIRHAVALLCALGWTALSSAADFPLVEHGRAASLVVSPTDAKVVQLAAGDLVRDVATITGIEPTIESSATGAGPRVFVGTLGQSPAIDTLVATGALDVGSLRGAWESFLIATLAPPTVPAPTLVIVGSDRRGTAFGVYELSQQIGVSPWHWWADATPEKKGDLSIAEGTRRFGPPSVRYRGIFLNDEDWGMQPWAAKTFEPGNGGIGPKTYARVFELLLRLKANTLWPAMHACTRPFNADPRNAALADDYAIVMGSSHAEPMLRNNVGEWPHERAADYNYVTNRDGVRAYWEERVRANGRFENLWTLGMRGIHDSAIQGAKTDAERIAVFEQVFADQRTMLAQHVTSDSAHAPQIFCAYKEVLDLYRRGLRVPDDVTIVWPDDNFGYVRSFASPEERQRAGGFGVYYHLSYLGRPLSYLWLCTTPPALVWEEMTKSYAHGADRVWIVNVGDLKPAEIGTEFFLRLAWDVKQWGTDAQPRFLREFAAREFGAEQADRIAAILDRYYTLNFARKPEHLQWWLPGQSPRPSDWTQSDLNERRSRFDDLRTDVDDLAGKLPAAKQDAFFELIGYPVKGAALANRRYILGEQGRPDAAFEADAKLTRLTRRYNEDIAGGKWRGFMRLEPADTEWKSMRIARWQPLSAPKAAVDEDAEQISLPVFLAAEVQDRSGIIFGLGRSGGALAVTAGRHFTYDLDAPAGAFDLTFEFLPTHPLRGDTLRLAFSVDDAPPQTLALPVRDGGAEWAQGVLNGYRPLSTRVQLPKPGPHVLTVRGIDDGIVLDRIVLSPARP
- a CDS encoding beta-galactosidase, producing MKIRLITLSLLLAGVASATPLTLTVAAPAMLAAPEFHMGAATAPNGDTLTLDRRSLLLNGRRWTPVMGEFHFSRYPAAEWRAELAKMKAGGVDIVATYVFWIHHEEVEGTWNWSGDRNLRAFIAAAAAEHLRVIVRLGPWCHGEVRNGGLPDWIVARGGFRSDAPAYLAAARALYAQTAAQCRDLLWKDGGPVIGVQLENEYGGPAQHLLTLKQIARAVGFDVPLYTRTGWPQLATPMPFGEIVPLYGVYAEGFWDRETAAMPGRYWSGFHFSALRTDANIANEALGRRDVQDAPDVALYPYLTCEIGGGMMSSYHRRILVDPRDITALTLVKLGSGSVSPGYYMYHGGTNPVGRTPLMEAQDTAITNWNDMPVKNYDFQAPLGQYGQVRPHYAELRRLHSFLHDFGTRLAPLDTSLPDARPTGKDDLATLRWSVRADDARGFLFVNNHERGRTLPPKPGVQFTINFPATGALTLPTAPVTIPASAHFIWPLNLDLDGAGTLAWATAQPLAVVRNGAEETWYFAATPGVPTEFVFRGTRVVAHRGRIELPGDGSTRVLDLTPGREAAMILNSTVRLVVMDEADSLAFERDPRDGSVRFAPPPRETATPLDTELVHAAGAARAVPLGRAPKPVAAMPTDADFAAAAVWRIKLPTGLRTETRPRLRLHYTGDVARVFVDGEFVNDDYYNGAPLEIGLWRHPAALRGGEVTVAILPLARESVSGPAPKIYFSSSAALPDFGDRDAVAELLAAELITTGGEQK
- a CDS encoding family 43 glycosylhydrolase; protein product: MLVDLWRGLGVYRSEDFEHWTAQPDNLLAQPGRGVDDGVNGGHPCVVVNGDRAFLFYFTHPGRAGTIKPEDKDSLELRRSSIQVVELREKDGVLSCDRDAPTFVDLGEPASATWPNPLIAQRADPHIFRHTDGWYYFMGTVPEYDRLELRRARTIEALATAEPKTIWCQHATGPMGAHIWAPELHFIDGRWFIYFAAGAAERVWDIRIYALENSSADPLDGEWIERGQIDTGWESFALDATTFAHRGRQYLVWAQKDPAIKGNTNLYLAPMASPTKLAGPAVLLSRPEFPWEQVRYWVNEGPAVLVRHGRVFITYSAAGTGAEYCLGLLSADENADLLDPKSWSKSPTPVFTTSEANRIYGPGHNSFTTAPDGGDLIVFHARSYRGIVGDPLKDPNRHTRVQRIDWRPNGMPDFGSPAPETH